A genomic window from Microscilla marina ATCC 23134 includes:
- a CDS encoding Lrp/AsnC family transcriptional regulator, translating to MDAIDKKILMQLQQNAKQNNKEIADKVGLSVSPTYERIKKLEQQGYVKQYVAILDGQKVGKPIKVYCQISLANHARPLIENFKQAIARLPEIMGCQHVSGNYDFLLKVAVSDMNEYQRFVIDKLSVIEGISNVQSSFVMEEIKNDTMYQL from the coding sequence TGATGCAACTACAGCAAAACGCTAAGCAAAACAACAAAGAAATTGCCGATAAGGTAGGGCTTTCAGTATCGCCTACTTACGAAAGAATAAAAAAACTAGAGCAACAAGGGTATGTCAAACAATATGTGGCTATTTTGGACGGTCAGAAGGTAGGCAAACCCATCAAGGTATATTGTCAAATTTCGCTGGCAAATCACGCCCGCCCTCTGATAGAAAACTTTAAACAGGCAATTGCCCGGTTACCCGAAATTATGGGATGTCAGCATGTATCGGGTAACTATGATTTTTTGCTTAAAGTGGCAGTGAGCGACATGAACGAGTACCAACGCTTTGTGATAGACAAGTTGTCGGTGATAGAGGGCATATCCAACGTACAAAGCTCATTTGTGATGGAGGAAATAAAAAACGATACAATGTATCAGCTGTAA